CGCCTTCACGGCTCCGCCCGACGTCGGTGTCGGCCATGCCCGCTCCGTTGTCCATCACCTCGATGATGCCGTGACCGCGCGTGCGTCGGCTCCGGATAATGATACGCCCGCCGCCCACCTTTTTCTCGATGCCGTGCTTGATCGAGTTCTCGACCAGCGGCTGCAGCACCATGCTGGGGATGATCAGATCGAGACTGTCGGGACTGATGCGATGCTCCACGACCAGGGTGGGTCCGAAGCGGACCGCTTCGATATCGAGGTACTCGTTGATGGAGGCCAGCTCCTCCCGCAGGGTGACGAACTGCTCCTGCGTGCTCAGCATCCGCCGCAGCATGACGGAGAGCTTCAGGATCAACGTCCGCGCGGTTTCCGGCTGCGAGCGAATGAGCGAGGAGATCGAGGTGAGGGTGTTGAACAGGAAATGCGGATGTATCTGGCTGGACAGCGCGTCGACGCGCGCCGCCATCAGGAGCTTCTCCTGTTCCTGCAGGCGATGCTCGATGCGCGCGGTATTCCAGATCTTGATCGGAATGGCGACGCTCAGGACGGTGGACAGCATCACCAGAACCCCGAGCCACAGATTCTCGATCTCGAAGTGGAAGATGACGTCCAGGCCGAAGCGCACGCCGAGTCCCTGCCGAATCACTTCCAGACCGACGGGCGCCGCCGCGAGAATCGGAAGCCAGTCGATGCGGAACCGTCGCACCAGGTGCCACGCGTGCCGGTGCAGATCCGCGAAGAACAACGGCGACAGGTGCCAGATGGATTCCTTGGGGCACATTTCGCGCAGGCCGCCGCCGGCGAATCCGCAGCCCACCGCGAACGGCATCGCCGCCACCTCGCCGCCGAGGAGGGCCGGTGTGCCGGCGAGCACGCCGACGATGGCGCCGGCGTACGGACCGGCGATCAAGCCGGCGAGAAACGGACCGGCCAGCGAGAAGTCCGCCGCGTCGTAGCCCAGCACCAGCCGGGCGATGATGCCGCCGAGCAGGGGGATCCCGAGGCTGAACGCGAACACGAGGCGCTCACGCCAGGCGCGCTGCTCGGTCAGCAGGATTCGCCGGAACTGGCGGAACCGGACGAGCATGGTGGAGAGCGTCGCCACGACGGCGAGCTTCACGACCAGCGTCGTCAGCAGCACCTGCTGGGCCGTGGTCAGGAATTGGGCTTCCGGCGGCACTGCCGGCCACTATAGCGAATGCCGCACGGTGTCGGTCCCGGCGCCCCGCCGGCCAACGGAGCATGCGGCCGCCCGTCCTTGCGACCCGCGGAGCGACGGGGTATAGTCGCCGGAGTCGTGTAAACAACCGACAAACATGCGAGCTTTCTTCATCTTTGCGAGGCGGATGCGAGCCGCCGAGCGCGACGATTGGCGGGCCCCGGCGTGAGTCTTTTCCAACGGAATCACGACGACGATCTGTGCTCCGATCCACAGACGCGGGCGCTTTCCGCGGCGGTGGTGGAAAGCTCCTTCGTCGAAGCGGTCTACAACAAGATCGCGGTCATCGACGACTGGCTCTTCGGGGCGACGTTGCACACCGGACGCCTCGAGGCGATCCGGAGGCTCGATCTGCAGCCGGGCGACGACGTGCTGGAGGTCGGCGTCGGCACCGGCATAAACGCGGCGCTCTATCCGGACAACGTCAGTGTGACCGGCATCGACGTGGCCGAGAAGATGCTGGAAAAGGCGGCTCGCCGGCTCGCCGCCCACCACGTCGGCAACGTCCGCCTCATGCAGATGGACGCCGCGCACCTCGATTTCCCCGACGATTCGTTCGACCTCGTCTACGCCCCGTACGTCATCAGCGTCGTGTCGGATCCGGTGGCCGTCGCCCGCGAGATGCGCCGCGTCTGCCGTCCCGGGGGGCGTTTCGTCTTTCTCAATCACTTTCTGAGTCCCAATCGCTTCGTCGCCCGCGCCGAGCGTCTGATCTCGCCGCTGACCGTCTATATCGGCTTCAAGGCGGACCTGGATCTGCCGGCGTTCCTCGCCCAGGCGGGATTGCGTCCCGTGTCGATCGAGAAGGTCAACATTCCCCGCATCTGGTCGCTCGTCACCTGCACGAAGGACTGAGCCGCACCGTTTCGTCCATCCTCCGCCGTTCTGCCGATCGCATCAGGAGAGCAGCGCCGCGAGTGCGTCGGCGACCACCTGCGCACCATCCGCGGCCGGGGGCTCCGGGCGGGGCTGCGCCAGGAGCCGGTCCAGATGCTCGCCCCAGCGGCCGGCGAAAAGGTCGTCGTGGTCGATGAACGCCGCACGCGTCAGCGCCGGCAGGCCCGCGACGAGGACCTCGTACTCCGGAAAGCGTCCGCGCGACGTGTAGAGCATCGCGGTGTCGTTGGCGGCGCACTCGGCGATCATGCCGTAGCCCGGCTTGGTGACGACGACGTCGACGGCGGCGACGAGGTCCTCGAAGGCGATGTCCCGAGCGGCCATGGCGCGTTCGTCGAGGGTGGCGAACGAGTGGCTGTCCGGCCCGCCGTCGGGGTGCGAGCCGGTCGTGAAGACGACCCGGCAGTGTCGAATCCGTGCGACTTCCGACCAGTCGACGGTCCCGATGCCGTAGCGTCCGAAGGCGAACAGCGCCAGCGCGGCGTCTCGCGGGAGTTCGAGTTGCCGGCGGACGGCGCCGGGTTCTCTGGTCGATCGACGCGCCACGAGCGGTACGTCGACGATCGTCTCGAAGGCGCCGAAGCCCCCGTGAAGGGGCAGGCGGCAGGCCGCGGTCGCATGGGAGTAGGCGTCCCGGAGCGTTCGCACGAGGTCCGGGGCCAGCGCCGCCGTCTCCGGGTAGCCTGCGTAGATCCAGTCCCAGGTGAAGTTGCCGACGGCCATCGCCGGGATGCCTGCGCGGGCGGCGGCGGCGCAGGCGAGGGGCGGGACGTCCGCGACCACGAGATCCGCGCCCCGGGCGGTCAGCGCGCGGGCCTCCGCGTCGACGCGCTCGTCGAGGGCGCGGTGAAAGACGGCGGCCCGGGTGATCGACGTCCGCACGTCGACCTCCAGACTGTCGACCTGCACCACGCCGGTGTCCAGCTCGACCGTCTCGAACGAGAACGGAAAGTCGAGAGCGCGCTCGAAGAGCCATCTCGGGGCCGACGTCCGGATGTCGATCGCGACGTCGGGCCGCTGCGCGTGCAGCGCCCGGATGATCTCGGTCTGGCGCGATGCATGGCCGAAGCCATGCCCGGAAACGGCGAAGACGGCGACCGGCATCACGCGGTCCGGCCGGGGGGCGCACCGCCGGGTTCGGGGACTGCTATCATCCGCGCATGGCGCTGCACGAACGTGAGTTCTTCACCGAGACGCGAGAGACCAAGCCCGCGCTGTACTCCTGTCCGAAATGCGGTTATCGGGGCGAGTACCAGGTGCGTTGGATCCGTCGCGTGAAGAAGGCGCAACCCCCGCGCGGGGCCGACGGCCGCGACCGCGAGATGTTCAAGAAGCTGCGCAACTACATGGTGCGCGTCGACGACGTCGTCGTGTGCCAGAAGTGCCGGCGGCGGTTCGATATCCCTTCCCATCAGAATCTCGCGTTCTTCTGACCGCCTGAGGCGCAGGCTCCTAGCGCCCCGAAACGCCTCGCTGGCTCGGCGTTTCGGCCCATCCCCCCCGCTCCATGACCTTGCGCCGCAGCACTTCGCTTCGCTACGTTCTGCGGCGCAGGCTCCTAGTAGATGCCGGGAACCAGCCGCCAGGGCACCTCGCCCCGGTAGCGATCGTAACGGTCCCCGAACCGGGCGGCCATGTCGCGTTCTTCCCAGGGGATGGCCGCGACGATGTACGCCGTGCTCAGCAGGGCGAAGCAGAAGCGGGTGTACGTCATGTCCGGTGTTCCGAGCAGTACCAGAAGCAGGCCGGCGTAGAGCGGATGCCGCAGGCGCCGGTACGGACCGCGGATCCGCAGCTCGGATGGCTGCCCGCCGCCGTCCGCCGCCGCCGGCGCTGCCGCCTGCCGGATGCCGGCCAGTTCGCGCAGGTCGAGCACCGTCCCGCCGCGCAGGATCAGCACGCCGCCCGCCGCCTGCAGGGCGAAGCCGAGGGCGCGCGCCAAGCCGTCCGCCCGGTAGAGAGCGCCGGGGAGCGGCTGCCACCAGGCGCAGGTGAGAGCGAACAGGATGCTGGCGACCCACACGTAGGTCGCGCGCTCGAGCCCGTCCGGCAGATGGCGTGCCGCCAGCCGCTTGCCGCCGCTACGCGCCAGGAGGCTGTGGTGCAGGGCGAAGACGGTGAAGAGCCCCGTATTGACGGCGAGTCCACCGACGATGCCGACGGCTGTCGACGGCTGGCTGGTTGCGCCGAACCGTACGCCGTAGGCGTAGGCGAAGTAGCCGAGCGACGCCACGAACGCGGCAGCGCCGGCCGGCGCATAGAGACGCGCACCGATCCGATGCAGCGTCGCATGGCGAGCGAGCCGGCGCACGGGAGTCGGGCCGCCGTCGTCCATGGGCATACGGATCATCCCAGCACTATAATCGCGTGATGACAGGAAGGTGGACCGTCGTCGTCCTCCTCTCCCTGCTGCTCGCGCCGGCCCCCGCGGCGAGCGCCGGCCAACCGGCGGAAGAGCTCACCGCGGACGAGCGGTTCCACCGGGACGCCACCCGCGCTCTTGCACACGGCGATCGCGAGGCGGCGGCGGAGCTGGCCGCCGGCCGCGACCCGTCGGATCCGGCGGCCGTTGCGCTCCTGGCCCGGCTGCTGATCGACGTCGGGGACTACGGCCAGGCCGAGGCGTTGCTCGAACCGGTCGCAGAGGCCAACCCGAGCAGCGTGGCCGGTCTCGAGTTCGCTCGGTTGCTCCTGGGGCTTGGCCGCGCAGGCGAGGCGGTGCCGTTCCTCGAGGCGGTCATCGTCAACGGCCTCAACTCGTTCGACGGGCTCTCGCAGTACTACGGTGCGCTCGCCTCCCGCGCAGCCGGTGGCTTCCGGCGGGCCAACACGTTCCTGCGCGGCGCAGCGCGGGCGCTGCCCGACGATCCGGCGATTCACACCGCATGGGGCGAGCTGTTCCTCGAGAAGTACAACAATCCCGACGCGCTGCAGTCGTTCCAGGACGCGCTCGAGCTCGACGAGGAATGGGTGCCGGCTCTGGTCGGCATGGCGAGGGTGCTGGCGAACGAGAACCCACCGGTCGCTCGCGGGGCGGTGGAGCGCGCCCTCGGCATCGACGAGTCGAACGTCGATGCGCACCTGTTCGTCGCGGAGCTGGAGCTGGGCGACCGGAATCGCGACGCCGCGCGCGAGTCCATCGACCGGGCTCTGGCCGTCAACCCGCGCAGCCTGGAGGCGCGCTCACTGCTCGCCGCCATCGCCTGGCTGGAGGATCGCACGGACGACTTCGCGGCCGAGGTCGACCGCGTGCTGGCGATCAACCCCGCGTATGGAGACGTCTACCGCATCGCGGGGAGTCAGACCGCGCGGGCGTATCGCTTTCCCGAGGCGGTCGAGCTGGTGCGGCGTGCGCTGGAGCTCGATCCGGACAATACCCGTGCCTACGCGGAACTCGGGATGCACCTGCTGCGCACCGGCGACGAGCCGGCGGCGCGCGTGGCGCTGGAGCGCTCGTTCGAAGACGACCCCTACGACGTCGTGACGTTCAATCTCCTGCAGATGATGGACAACCTCGACGAGTTCGAGACCATCGAGAGCGGGGATCTCGTCGTGCGACTCCATCCCGACGAGGCGCCGGTCCTGCGGGAGTACGTCGTGGACATCGCGCAGGAGGCGCTGGACGAGCTCTCCGCACGGTACGAGATGACCGTCCAGACCCCGGTCCTGGTCGAGGTGTTTCCGAACCACGACGACTTCGCGGTTCGGACGCTGGGCCTGCCGGGCATGCTCGGCGCCCTGGGGGCCTGCTTCGGTCAGGTGGTCACCCTCGACTCGCCGCGCGCGCGCCCGCCGGGCGACTTCAACTGGATGTCGACGCTGTGGCACGAGATTGCCCACGTCATCACCCTCCAGATGTCGAAACAGCGGCTGCCGCGCTGGCTGAGCGAGGGGATCTCCACCTACGAGGAGAAGCGCAAGCATCCCGCCTGGGGCCGCGACCAGGTGCTGGAATTCGCCAACGCGCTCAACGGGGGCACGCTGCTGTCGCTCAGCGAAATCGAGCGCGGGTTCACGCGGCCCGAGTCGATTTCGCTCTCCTACTTTCACGCTTCGGTAGTGGTCGAGCACCTGATCGAAGCCTACGGGATGGAGGCCCTCCGCACCCTGATTCGCGCGTACGGCGACGGGCTGGAGACCGAGGAGGCCCTCGCCCGCATCGATCTCGACTACGAGCGCCTCCAGGCGAGCTTCGACGCGGCCGTGGAGGAGCAATTCGGAGCGCTGCGGCGCTCCCTCGAGAACGCGCCGCGGAACCTGCCGGAGGGGCCCGAGCGTGTCGAGGCGCTACGGGAGCTGGCGGAAGAGCAGCCGGACAACTTCAACGTGCAGTTCGGGCTCGGCCAGGCGTTGCGAGAAGCCGGCGATACCGCGGCGGCCCGCGCCGCCTTCGAGCGCGCGGCCGCGCTGGCGCCCATGGCGACCGGCCTGGGGAGTCCGCGCGGGCAGTTGGCGAGCCTCGCCGAAGCGGAGGGCGACGCCGAGCGGGCAATGGTCGAGCTGGAGCGCCTGCTGGAGTACGACGAGACTTCGATAGACGCCGTTCGCAGGTTCGCGGCGCTGGCGGAGCGGGCGGGCGACGACGGCCGCCTGCAGGCGGCCTACGAGCGGCTGATCGAGATCGACCCGTTCGACCCGATTTCCCACCAGACGCTAGGGCGGCTGGCCAAGGAGGACGGGCGAACCGAGACAGCAGTGCGGGAGCTTGAGGTGGCGTTGGCCCTCGGACCGGTGGACAGGGTCGCGGCGCACGCCGACCTGGCGGAGACGCTGTTTGCGGCGGGACGACTCGCCGAGGCGCGGCGGCAGACCCTGGCCGCGCTGGAGATCGCACCGACCTACGACCGGGCGCTCGAGCTGTTGCTGACCATCGTCGAGGCGGATCGGTGAGCGCCGCGGGACTGCGGCCCGCTGCCGGCGCACTGGTCGCCGCCGCGTTCCTGACGAGCGGCGCGGACCTCGCCGGCCAGGACGAGGCGCTCCCGGAGCGGGACGGCCTGACCGGGCTCGAATGGCGCTTCGTTCGCATCCGCTACGACACTCCGCCGGCTCAACTTGCCGAGTTCAAGCGCATCTACTGGGTCGATCCCTGGGAGGTCGACGCGCCGGTCGCCGAGCAGAACCTCTCGCGGCGCATGGCGCGGGTGACCAGCCTGCAGGTGAACGAGCCGATCGTCCTGGAGCTGTCCGACGAGGCGATCTGGGAGCATCCCTGGATCTACATCGTCGAGCCGGCGAACCTGATGCTGACCGATGCGGAGGTCGGCATCCTGCGCGAATTCCTGCTGCGGGGTGGAACCGTCACGTTCGACGACTTCCACGGACCCGAGGAGTGGGCGCTGTTCGAGCGGCAGATGGCGCGCGTCTTTCCGGACCGCGAGATCGTGGAGCTGCCCGCCGATCACCCGGTCTTCAGTTGCTTCTACCAGCTCGACGAGTACCCCCAGATCGCCGGCCTCGGGTCGTACTTCAACAACGTGACCTGGGAGAAGGGCGGGTTCGAGGCGCAGCTCCACGGGATTCTCGACGACGACGGCCGGGTGATGGCGCTCGTCAACTTCAACACCGACATGGGGGACGGCTGGGAGTGGTCCAACGCGGAGCAATATCCCGGCTACATCCGCTACACGGCGCAGTCGTACCGCATGTTCATCAACGAGATCGTCTACGCGTTGACCCACTAGGCCCAGGCAGCGGATGACGACTCCCACGACCACTGCGGCAGAGGCGCCGGCCGAACGGGTGATGGAGGGCCGCGCGCGGATCCTGGCCGAGTTGCGCAAGGTCATCGTGGGGCAGGACGACGTGATCGACCTCGTCCTGACGGCGTTGTTCGCGGGAGGGCACTGCCTGATCACCGGCGTACCCGGCCTCGCGAAGACCCTGCTCGTCAAGACCCTGGCCGACGTGCTGCACCTGTCGTTCAAGCGCATCCAGTTCACCCCCGACCTGATGCCGGCCGACATCACCGGGACGGAAATCATCGACGAGAGCGGCGGCCACCGGGAGCTGCGGTTCGTCGAGGGGCCGGTCTTCGCCCAGATCATCCTGGCCGACGAAATCAACCGGACGCCGCCGAAGACGCAGTCGGCGCTGCTCGAGGCGATGCAGGAACACCACGTGACGGCGGCGGGGCGCACCTACCCGCTGGAGGAGCCGTTTCTGGTGCTCGCGACCCAGAACCCGATCGAGCTCGAGGGAACCTACCCGCTGCCCGAGGCGCAACTGTCCCGTTTCATGTTCAACATCGTCATGGACTACCTCGCGGAAGACGACGAGGTGAGCGTCGTGACCCGCACGACCTCCGACGAGACGCCGGCCCTCGACCGCGTCCTGCACGGCGACGACGTCCTCGAGTTTCAGCGCCTGGTGCGGCAGGTGGTGGTGGCCGAAGAGGTGGCCCGCTACGCCGTCCGGCTCGTCGACGCCTCGCGCCCCGGCCGGGCCGGCACGCCGGAATTCGTGGAGCGCTGGGTGAAGTGG
The Acidobacteriota bacterium DNA segment above includes these coding regions:
- a CDS encoding sensor histidine kinase; this translates as MPPEAQFLTTAQQVLLTTLVVKLAVVATLSTMLVRFRQFRRILLTEQRAWRERLVFAFSLGIPLLGGIIARLVLGYDAADFSLAGPFLAGLIAGPYAGAIVGVLAGTPALLGGEVAAMPFAVGCGFAGGGLREMCPKESIWHLSPLFFADLHRHAWHLVRRFRIDWLPILAAAPVGLEVIRQGLGVRFGLDVIFHFEIENLWLGVLVMLSTVLSVAIPIKIWNTARIEHRLQEQEKLLMAARVDALSSQIHPHFLFNTLTSISSLIRSQPETARTLILKLSVMLRRMLSTQEQFVTLREELASINEYLDIEAVRFGPTLVVEHRISPDSLDLIIPSMVLQPLVENSIKHGIEKKVGGGRIIIRSRRTRGHGIIEVMDNGAGMADTDVGRSREGGIGLRNVDERLRVIYGENYPLRLESTPGEGTCARIEIPASTAPRRVSA
- a CDS encoding methyltransferase domain-containing protein gives rise to the protein MAGPGVSLFQRNHDDDLCSDPQTRALSAAVVESSFVEAVYNKIAVIDDWLFGATLHTGRLEAIRRLDLQPGDDVLEVGVGTGINAALYPDNVSVTGIDVAEKMLEKAARRLAAHHVGNVRLMQMDAAHLDFPDDSFDLVYAPYVISVVSDPVAVAREMRRVCRPGGRFVFLNHFLSPNRFVARAERLISPLTVYIGFKADLDLPAFLAQAGLRPVSIEKVNIPRIWSLVTCTKD
- a CDS encoding tetratricopeptide repeat protein, with translation MTGRWTVVVLLSLLLAPAPAASAGQPAEELTADERFHRDATRALAHGDREAAAELAAGRDPSDPAAVALLARLLIDVGDYGQAEALLEPVAEANPSSVAGLEFARLLLGLGRAGEAVPFLEAVIVNGLNSFDGLSQYYGALASRAAGGFRRANTFLRGAARALPDDPAIHTAWGELFLEKYNNPDALQSFQDALELDEEWVPALVGMARVLANENPPVARGAVERALGIDESNVDAHLFVAELELGDRNRDAARESIDRALAVNPRSLEARSLLAAIAWLEDRTDDFAAEVDRVLAINPAYGDVYRIAGSQTARAYRFPEAVELVRRALELDPDNTRAYAELGMHLLRTGDEPAARVALERSFEDDPYDVVTFNLLQMMDNLDEFETIESGDLVVRLHPDEAPVLREYVVDIAQEALDELSARYEMTVQTPVLVEVFPNHDDFAVRTLGLPGMLGALGACFGQVVTLDSPRARPPGDFNWMSTLWHEIAHVITLQMSKQRLPRWLSEGISTYEEKRKHPAWGRDQVLEFANALNGGTLLSLSEIERGFTRPESISLSYFHASVVVEHLIEAYGMEALRTLIRAYGDGLETEEALARIDLDYERLQASFDAAVEEQFGALRRSLENAPRNLPEGPERVEALRELAEEQPDNFNVQFGLGQALREAGDTAAARAAFERAAALAPMATGLGSPRGQLASLAEAEGDAERAMVELERLLEYDETSIDAVRRFAALAERAGDDGRLQAAYERLIEIDPFDPISHQTLGRLAKEDGRTETAVRELEVALALGPVDRVAAHADLAETLFAAGRLAEARRQTLAALEIAPTYDRALELLLTIVEADR
- a CDS encoding DUF4159 domain-containing protein; the protein is MSAAGLRPAAGALVAAAFLTSGADLAGQDEALPERDGLTGLEWRFVRIRYDTPPAQLAEFKRIYWVDPWEVDAPVAEQNLSRRMARVTSLQVNEPIVLELSDEAIWEHPWIYIVEPANLMLTDAEVGILREFLLRGGTVTFDDFHGPEEWALFERQMARVFPDREIVELPADHPVFSCFYQLDEYPQIAGLGSYFNNVTWEKGGFEAQLHGILDDDGRVMALVNFNTDMGDGWEWSNAEQYPGYIRYTAQSYRMFINEIVYALTH
- a CDS encoding AAA domain-containing protein, producing MTTPTTTAAEAPAERVMEGRARILAELRKVIVGQDDVIDLVLTALFAGGHCLITGVPGLAKTLLVKTLADVLHLSFKRIQFTPDLMPADITGTEIIDESGGHRELRFVEGPVFAQIILADEINRTPPKTQSALLEAMQEHHVTAAGRTYPLEEPFLVLATQNPIELEGTYPLPEAQLSRFMFNIVMDYLAEDDEVSVVTRTTSDETPALDRVLHGDDVLEFQRLVRQVVVAEEVARYAVRLVDASRPGRAGTPEFVERWVKWGAGTRASQALVLGGKARALAAGRYHVSVADIRALALPTLRHRLVTNFYAESEGVGAETIVTRLLDAVPAPASGM